A portion of the Lolium rigidum isolate FL_2022 chromosome 1, APGP_CSIRO_Lrig_0.1, whole genome shotgun sequence genome contains these proteins:
- the LOC124656906 gene encoding serine/threonine-protein kinase STY17-like, producing the protein MPSQIGKEWEEGAGVSSSPPSVHHDLRHRIFECLLAAGKQGKSDPSSFRDMLYAHFDKLPYRYLIDIGVHRAEDVLLHRRVLDEVADGNRPVFKARFLEYIQVQTSRGGTYPDSNDPTQSLSLEDLTLEKIHGADHTGYMSSPLRDSEPILLHEIIFSSFDKPKLLTRLSALLSEVGLNIREAHVYSTTDYFCLALFVVDGWETEETDTLIMAIKDTLARKNGAQSKSASTSSSGKILELRQQVGDCGIDWSMLTMTEKIAYGSYADLYRGTYSGYDVCIMILRITAYNSPSEVNFLQQALILRRVNHENILKFYGTCTGHLKCSGIVTEYMPGGNLYEFLHNQNDVLSVLLVLKIAIQISKGMEYLHQNSIIHRDLKTPNVLLGYNQVVKIAGFGVAEHGNQDGQMTAETGTYRWMAPEIINHKPYDHKADVFSFGIVLWELVTLKVPYDDMMPLQAALAVRQGFRLEIPPSVHPGLSGLVELCWDEDPDARPVFAEIIGRLEEISRQV; encoded by the exons ATGCCGTCGCAAATTGGGAAGGAATGGGAGGAGGGGGCGGGCGTGAGCTCGTCGCCACCCAGCGTCCACCACGACCTGCGCCATAGGATATTCGAGTGCCTGCTAGCGGCCGGCAAACAGGGGAAGTCTGACCCTTCGTCGTTTCGGGACATGCTCTACGCCCACTTCGACAAGCTGCCGTACAGGTACCTGATAGACATTGGTGTACATAGAGCCGAAGACGTGCTGCTCCACCGGCGGGTCCTGGACGAGGTCGCTGACGGCAACCGCCCCGTCTTTAAAGCACGCTTCCTAGAG TACATTCAAGTTCAAACGAGCCGTGGTGGTACCTATCCTGACAGTAATGATCCAACACAAAGCTTATCACTGGAAGACCTCACTTTGGAAAAGATACATGGCGCCGACCACACGGGCTATATGTCTTCCCCGTTAAG GGATTCAGAACCTATTTTGCTTCATGAGATCATCTTCTCTTCCTTTGACAAGCCCAAGCTCCTTACGCGG CTAAGCGCATTGCTATCTGAAGTTGGCCTTAATATTCGTGAAGCTCATGTCTACTCCACAACAGATTACTTCTGTTTGGCTCTTTTTGTTGTTGATGGGTGGGAGACAGAG GAGACAGATACGTTGATCATGGCAATTAAGGATACGTTAGCAAGAAAAAAT GGAGCACAATCTAAGTCCGCGAGTACTTCTTCCTCGGGAAAAATACTTGAGCTACGACAACAGGTTGGAGATTGTGGAATCGACTGGAGCATGCTAACAATGACGGAAAAGATTGCATATGGGTCTTATGCGGACTT ATATAGAGGAACATACAGTGGCTATGATGTTTGTATAATGATACTCAGAATTACAGCTTACAACAGCCCTTCAGAAGTTAACTTCTTGCAGCAAGCACTCATTCTAAG GAGAGTTAATCATGAAAACATCCTTAAATTTTATGGGACATGCACAGGTCATCTTAAGTGTTCTGGCATCGTAACAG AATACATGCCTGGAGGGAATTTATATGAGTTTCTGCACAATCAAAATGATGTTTTAAGCGTCCTTCTCGTTCTTAAGATTGCTATCCAAATCTCAAAAGGAATGGAATATCTGCACCAGAATAGCATAATCCATAGAGATTTGAAGACTCCAAACGTTCTGCTAGGCTACAAtcaa GTTGTGAAGATTGCTGGCTTTGGTGTGGCTGAACATGGTAATCAGGACGGACAAATGACTGCTGAAACTGGAACTTACAGATGGATGGCACCCGAG ATTATTAACCATAAACCATATGATCACAAAGCGGATGTATTCAGCTTTGGTATTGTTCTATGGGAACTGGTGACATTAAAG GTCCCTTATGATGACATGATGCCTTTGCAAGCCGCATTGGCAGTAAGGCAG GGATTCCGCTTAGAGATCCCACCAAGCGTGCACCCAGGTTTGTCGGGACTGGTTGAACTGTGCTGGGATGAAGATCCTGATGCACGACCAGTTTTTGCGGAGATCATCGGTCGACTTGAGGAAATCTCACGCCAAGTTTAG